The proteins below are encoded in one region of Desulfatiglans anilini DSM 4660:
- a CDS encoding NAD(P)H-dependent oxidoreductase, with amino-acid sequence MEIVVLNGSPKGDLSVTMQYVHFVQKKFPQHGLKILNVAQRIKAIEKDESLFRKIVDAIGAAEGVLWAFPVYFLLVPSGYKRFIELIRERGFDGAFKDKYSASLSTSIHFYDHIAHNYINAISDDLDMKYVGGFSPDMYDLLKEKERKRLILFASHFFETIEQKMHTPKNFGALVQSAFEYVPGNEKRKIATGNKKVCVLTDLNDTKANLTRMVQHFSGVFHENLDVINLNEVDIKGGCQGCIQCAYDGRCFYDDKDGYAEFFNTRVKGADVLVFVGSITDRYLSSRWKLFFDRSFFNNHAPVLTGKQIGFIVSGPLRQVPNLRQALEAFCEIQQANVIDFITDECENSTEIDALLENLAERLIRFSEEGYVKPAGFLGVGGRKIFRDDIYGRLRFPFRADHYYYKRNGLYDFPQRDYKTRARNAMMMLLTRIPSMRKEIYTRRIKKEMVKPLEKLLDRD; translated from the coding sequence GATCGAAAAGGATGAGAGCCTTTTTCGGAAAATCGTAGATGCAATCGGAGCCGCCGAAGGCGTTCTGTGGGCTTTTCCCGTATATTTCCTCCTGGTGCCCTCCGGTTATAAGCGATTCATCGAACTCATCCGGGAGCGCGGGTTCGACGGCGCATTCAAAGATAAATACTCTGCTTCTTTAAGCACTTCGATTCATTTCTATGACCATATCGCCCACAATTATATCAATGCGATTTCCGATGATCTGGATATGAAGTATGTCGGAGGGTTTTCACCTGACATGTATGACCTGCTGAAGGAAAAGGAGCGAAAACGACTGATCCTTTTTGCGAGCCATTTTTTTGAAACGATCGAACAGAAGATGCACACGCCTAAAAATTTTGGTGCTTTGGTTCAAAGTGCGTTTGAGTATGTTCCCGGAAATGAGAAACGGAAGATTGCAACCGGCAATAAGAAAGTATGTGTATTAACGGATTTAAACGATACGAAAGCGAATTTAACACGGATGGTGCAGCATTTTTCCGGGGTATTTCATGAGAATTTAGATGTGATCAATCTGAACGAGGTCGACATCAAGGGAGGATGCCAAGGATGTATTCAATGCGCATATGATGGCCGTTGCTTCTATGATGACAAAGACGGCTATGCGGAATTTTTCAATACGCGGGTGAAGGGCGCAGATGTCCTCGTTTTCGTCGGGTCGATCACGGACCGTTATTTGTCCTCAAGATGGAAGCTTTTCTTCGACCGTAGTTTTTTTAATAATCATGCTCCGGTTTTGACAGGTAAACAAATTGGATTCATCGTATCCGGGCCTTTGCGTCAGGTGCCAAACCTCAGGCAGGCACTGGAGGCATTTTGTGAAATTCAACAGGCCAATGTCATTGATTTCATCACCGATGAATGTGAGAACTCTACTGAAATAGACGCTCTTCTTGAAAATCTGGCTGAACGGCTCATTCGCTTTTCAGAAGAGGGTTATGTAAAGCCGGCTGGCTTTCTTGGAGTAGGAGGCAGGAAGATTTTCAGAGACGATATCTATGGCCGGTTGCGATTCCCTTTTCGTGCGGACCACTATTACTACAAAAGGAATGGGCTTTACGATTTTCCTCAAAGGGATTACAAGACTCGAGCCAGAAATGCGATGATGATGCTTCTAACCCGGATACCATCGATGCGAAAAGAAATCTATACCAGGCGGATCAAAAAAGAAATGGTCAAGCCCCTCGAAAAGCTGTTGGACAGGGATTGA
- a CDS encoding hemerythrin domain-containing protein, which produces MIEHRLIERMLTLINGALVQISSEDRVDPFFIDAAVDFIRMYADRTHHGKEENILFRDLDKKNLSPEDRQLMSELVEEHLFGRKTTKALVEANTRYRGGDEAALADIAENLKMLVDFYPEHIEKEDKVFFPHSRNYFTDEEDQAMLEEFWEFDRKMIHEKYKALIEKLGG; this is translated from the coding sequence ATGATAGAACATCGTTTGATCGAAAGGATGCTGACGCTGATCAACGGTGCTCTTGTCCAGATCAGTTCAGAGGATAGGGTCGATCCCTTTTTTATAGATGCGGCGGTCGATTTCATCCGCATGTACGCCGACCGAACGCATCATGGCAAGGAGGAGAATATCCTGTTTCGGGATTTGGACAAGAAGAATTTGTCGCCGGAAGACCGACAACTCATGTCGGAACTGGTCGAGGAGCATCTCTTCGGGCGCAAGACGACAAAAGCCCTTGTAGAAGCCAATACGCGGTATCGGGGCGGCGATGAAGCGGCGCTTGCCGATATTGCCGAGAACCTTAAAATGCTTGTCGATTTTTATCCTGAGCACATCGAGAAAGAAGATAAAGTATTTTTCCCCCATTCGCGGAACTATTTTACAGACGAAGAAGACCAGGCCATGCTGGAAGAGTTCTGGGAGTTCGATCGCAAGATGATTCATGAAAAATACAAAGCCCTGATAGAAAAACTCGGCGGTTGA